A stretch of the Streptococcus oralis genome encodes the following:
- a CDS encoding GlsB/YeaQ/YmgE family stress response membrane protein, with product MLWSIIVGGLIGLAAGAITKKGGSMGLIANIFAGLIGSSVGQSLLGSWGPSLAGMAIIPSIVGAVIVVAVVSFLFGKK from the coding sequence ATGTTGTGGTCCATTATTGTAGGAGGTCTTATTGGTCTCGCCGCAGGTGCAATCACTAAAAAAGGTGGTTCAATGGGATTGATTGCAAATATCTTTGCAGGTCTTATCGGTTCATCTGTAGGGCAATCACTTCTAGGAAGCTGGGGACCTTCATTGGCTGGAATGGCTATTATTCCGTCAATCGTAGGTGCAGTGATTGTTGTTGCAGTCGTTTCATTTCTATTTGGTAAAAAATAA
- a CDS encoding M protein trans-acting positive regulator PRD domain-containing protein: MRDLLSKKSHRQLELLELLFENKRWFHISELAELLHCTERSVKDDLSHVRSSFPDLIFHSSTNGIRIINTDDSDIEMVYHHFFKHSTHFSILEFIFFNEGCDTDSICKEFYISSSSLYRIIRHINKIIKKQYRFEISLNPVRITGNEIDIRYFFAQYFSEKYYFLEWPFEDFSVEPLCKLLALVYKETAFPVNFATQRMLKLLLVTNLYRIKFGHFLEVEKNSFNNQLLESFMQAEGIDEIVASFDSEYHISLNKEVIGQLFVSYFQKMFFIDEEVFLNHAKTDSYVKKSYQLLGDLVDQVSREYNLQVDNRDNLIWHMHNTAHLHRQELSTEFILFDQKGNTIKNFQNIFPRFVSEVKEGIEHYLEALDMDRSSMKVNHLTYTFITHSKHLVLNLLQNQPKLKVLVMSNFDQYHAKSVAETLSYYCSNNFELEVWSELELSLESLKESPYDIIISNFIIPPIENKRLIYSNNVNTVALISLLNAMMFIRLDE; encoded by the coding sequence ATGAGAGATTTATTATCGAAAAAAAGTCACAGACAATTAGAATTATTAGAATTACTATTTGAAAACAAACGCTGGTTTCATATTTCAGAACTAGCAGAATTATTGCACTGTACAGAACGTTCTGTAAAAGATGACTTGTCCCATGTCAGGTCTTCTTTTCCTGACTTGATATTTCATTCCTCAACAAACGGCATCCGTATCATTAATACCGATGATAGTGATATTGAGATGGTCTATCATCATTTTTTTAAGCATTCAACCCACTTTTCAATTTTAGAATTTATCTTCTTTAATGAAGGATGTGATACTGATAGTATTTGCAAAGAGTTTTATATCAGTTCTTCCTCTCTTTACCGTATCATCCGTCATATTAATAAAATTATTAAGAAACAATATCGTTTTGAAATTAGCCTCAATCCAGTTCGAATCACTGGAAATGAAATCGATATCCGTTACTTTTTTGCCCAGTATTTTTCAGAGAAATATTATTTCCTTGAATGGCCCTTTGAAGATTTTTCTGTAGAACCTTTGTGTAAGCTGTTGGCACTGGTCTATAAAGAAACTGCATTTCCAGTCAATTTCGCCACTCAACGAATGTTAAAGTTACTCCTCGTAACAAATTTATACCGCATTAAGTTTGGTCATTTCTTGGAAGTTGAGAAAAATTCTTTTAACAACCAATTGTTGGAATCGTTTATGCAGGCAGAAGGAATTGACGAGATTGTAGCGAGCTTTGATTCTGAATATCATATCTCACTGAATAAAGAAGTGATAGGTCAACTGTTTGTATCCTATTTTCAAAAAATGTTTTTCATAGATGAAGAAGTATTTCTCAACCATGCAAAAACAGACAGCTATGTAAAAAAATCGTATCAGTTATTGGGAGATCTAGTAGACCAGGTATCAAGAGAGTATAATCTCCAAGTAGACAATAGAGACAATCTGATTTGGCATATGCACAATACGGCACATCTGCATCGCCAGGAATTATCAACAGAGTTTATCTTATTTGATCAAAAAGGCAATACAATCAAGAACTTTCAAAATATTTTCCCTCGATTCGTTTCAGAGGTGAAGGAAGGGATTGAACACTATCTAGAGGCTTTGGATATGGATCGTAGTTCAATGAAGGTCAATCATTTGACCTATACTTTTATCACCCATAGCAAACACTTGGTGTTAAACCTTTTACAAAATCAACCTAAATTAAAGGTTTTGGTTATGAGCAATTTTGATCAGTATCATGCAAAATCAGTAGCAGAGACACTTTCTTACTATTGCAGTAACAATTTTGAACTGGAGGTCTGGAGTGAATTAGAGTTATCACTTGAGTCTCTAAAAGAATCACCTTACGACATCATTATTTCTAATTTTATTATTCCTCCTATTGAAAATAAGAGACTGATCTATTCCAATAATGTCAATACAGTCGCTCTCATCTCTTTGCTTAACGCAATGATGTTTATTCGACTAGACGAGTAA
- a CDS encoding immunity protein YezG family protein, translating into MEWLIKVLGMNLSAEFDYAPWNQSGFGSSALLKYFKYKYLGFEPQDEKELEQFKAMETFKIEQNEK; encoded by the coding sequence ATCGAATGGCTCATAAAGGTTCTTGGCATGAACTTATCTGCTGAATTTGACTATGCACCATGGAATCAAAGTGGCTTTGGATCAAGTGCTCTTTTAAAATATTTTAAGTATAAATACCTTGGTTTTGAACCTCAAGATGAAAAAGAACTAGAGCAGTTCAAGGCAATGGAGACCTTCAAAATAGAGCAGAATGAAAAATAG
- a CDS encoding replication-associated recombination protein A — protein sequence MPDNLALRMRPKTIDQVIGQKHLVGPGKIIRRMVEANRLSSMILYGPPGIGKTSIASAIAGTTKYAFRTFNATVDSKKRLQEIAEEAKFSGGLVLLLDEIHRLDKTKQDFLLPLLESGLVIMIGATTENPFFSVTPAIRSRVQIFELEPLSNQDVKEALQIALSNPERGFDFPVELDEEALDFIATSTNGDLRSAFNSLDLAVLSTPENDKGIRHITLDIMENSLQRSYITMDKDGDGHYDVLSALQKSIRGSDVDASLHYAARLIEAGDLPSLARRLTVIAYEDIGLANPEAQIHTVTALDAAQKIGFPEARILIANVVIDLALSPKSNSAYVAMDKALADLKTSGHLPIPRHLRDGHYSGSKELGNAQNYLYPHNYPGNWVKQDYLPEKIRDHHYFSPEDSGKYERALAQRKETIDKLRDL from the coding sequence ATGCCAGACAATCTCGCGCTTCGCATGCGCCCAAAAACCATTGACCAGGTCATCGGTCAGAAGCATCTAGTCGGACCTGGAAAAATTATCCGTCGCATGGTGGAAGCCAATCGTCTGTCCTCCATGATTCTCTACGGACCTCCAGGTATTGGAAAGACCAGTATTGCCTCTGCCATCGCTGGAACGACCAAGTATGCCTTTCGAACCTTTAATGCGACAGTGGATAGTAAAAAGCGACTCCAAGAAATCGCTGAAGAAGCTAAATTTTCAGGTGGATTGGTCCTACTACTGGACGAGATTCACCGACTAGATAAAACCAAGCAAGACTTTCTACTTCCCCTCTTGGAAAGTGGTCTGGTCATCATGATTGGCGCTACGACTGAAAATCCTTTCTTTTCTGTCACTCCTGCCATTCGTAGCCGTGTTCAAATTTTTGAGTTGGAACCTCTGTCTAACCAAGACGTCAAAGAGGCTCTTCAGATAGCTCTAAGTAACCCTGAGCGTGGTTTTGATTTTCCAGTTGAGCTAGATGAGGAGGCGCTGGATTTCATCGCAACTTCTACAAACGGAGATCTTCGCTCTGCCTTCAACTCACTTGACTTGGCTGTTCTTTCTACTCCCGAAAATGACAAGGGCATCCGCCATATCACTCTAGACATCATGGAAAATAGCCTGCAGCGGAGCTACATTACCATGGATAAGGATGGAGATGGACACTACGATGTCCTCTCAGCCCTGCAAAAGTCCATCCGTGGCTCTGATGTGGATGCTAGTCTCCACTATGCTGCCCGCTTGATTGAGGCTGGCGATTTGCCTAGTCTCGCTCGTCGCTTGACTGTTATCGCCTATGAAGATATCGGCTTGGCCAATCCTGAAGCCCAGATTCATACCGTGACTGCTCTAGATGCTGCTCAAAAGATTGGGTTCCCAGAAGCTCGCATCCTCATTGCCAATGTCGTGATTGATTTGGCCCTCTCTCCAAAATCCAACTCAGCCTATGTGGCTATGGACAAGGCTCTTGCTGACCTCAAAACATCGGGGCATTTGCCTATCCCTCGGCACCTGCGTGATGGTCATTACAGTGGAAGCAAGGAATTGGGCAATGCCCAAAACTATCTCTATCCGCACAACTATCCTGGAAACTGGGTCAAACAAGATTACTTACCCGAAAAAATACGTGATCATCACTACTTCTCACCAGAAGATAGTGGAAAATACGAACGGGCCTTAGCTCAACGCAAGGAAACCATTGATAAATTACGGGACTTGTGA
- a CDS encoding DUF3013 family protein, producing MATYGFLDVLEEELEKNFPFDFEISWDKRNHAVEVSFLLEAQNATGVEMLDEDGEVSSDDILFEEAVLFYNPAKSTVNEEDYLAVIPYLPKKGFSREFLAYFALFLKDTAEVGLDALMDFLEDPEAEEFVMEWNQEVFEEGKVGLEEGEFYPYPRY from the coding sequence ATGGCAACATACGGATTTTTAGATGTTTTAGAGGAAGAATTGGAGAAGAACTTTCCCTTTGACTTTGAGATTAGTTGGGACAAGCGCAATCATGCGGTTGAAGTGAGTTTTTTGTTGGAAGCGCAAAATGCTACAGGTGTGGAGATGCTGGATGAAGACGGAGAGGTGTCATCGGACGATATCCTATTTGAGGAAGCGGTGCTCTTTTACAATCCTGCCAAATCAACCGTCAATGAGGAAGACTATTTGGCTGTCATCCCTTACCTACCTAAAAAAGGATTTTCTCGTGAATTTTTAGCTTATTTTGCGCTATTCCTCAAAGACACTGCTGAGGTTGGACTAGATGCCCTTATGGACTTTTTGGAAGACCCAGAAGCAGAAGAATTTGTCATGGAATGGAACCAAGAAGTCTTTGAAGAAGGAAAGGTGGGTTTGGAAGAAGGGGAGTTTTATCCTTATCCTAGGTATTAG
- a CDS encoding site-2 protease family protein, which yields MKKIGLSFISGLSFVFLMLGFAFGTISFKELGFSLVFVPGYLFTFLSIYLIFILHELGHAFCGYLTGYRLVAFGLGNFLLTKKLGKFHLSRTAVLKNVGAQYIGSKEDESDQRIILMLAGGLIVHLVLIFLAILYGILTANWYFAATWVCLNLSFLLINAKPVGITDGAKIWELLQQPENTKYAYSVLRHSAQTLLAPQEYDLKDFIVPVDEDARGSFAESIQIFQGLVFIFDGQIETAKKHFQSLLDKTDNPMSQTLSQLYLLQIALLERDHEKAEEYASNRGVKSFLSLKMADMQSIQAWYQFKVRNDMAQTRKAMKIARQKMNTSRMLRDEKRYYENWLEELEKEIHEENSVVS from the coding sequence ATGAAGAAAATAGGTTTGTCTTTTATTTCTGGTCTGTCCTTTGTTTTTTTGATGCTAGGATTTGCTTTTGGAACGATTTCCTTCAAAGAGCTAGGTTTCTCGTTAGTCTTTGTTCCAGGCTATCTATTTACTTTTCTCAGTATTTATCTGATATTTATCCTTCATGAGCTAGGTCATGCATTTTGCGGTTACCTGACAGGCTATCGCCTGGTGGCTTTTGGATTAGGAAACTTTCTTTTGACAAAAAAGTTAGGCAAGTTTCATCTGAGTCGAACAGCCGTTCTGAAAAATGTTGGTGCTCAGTATATTGGATCAAAAGAAGATGAAAGTGATCAAAGAATCATCCTGATGCTTGCAGGAGGCTTGATAGTTCATCTTGTCTTGATTTTTTTGGCGATATTGTATGGAATTTTGACAGCTAACTGGTATTTTGCGGCTACTTGGGTTTGTCTAAATCTATCTTTTCTTCTCATCAATGCAAAGCCAGTTGGGATTACCGATGGAGCGAAAATTTGGGAATTGCTACAGCAACCTGAAAATACGAAATACGCCTACTCGGTGTTGAGGCATTCTGCCCAGACCTTGCTAGCTCCTCAAGAATATGATTTGAAAGACTTTATCGTGCCTGTTGATGAGGATGCAAGAGGGAGTTTTGCAGAAAGCATTCAGATTTTTCAGGGACTAGTTTTCATATTCGATGGTCAGATAGAGACTGCCAAAAAACACTTTCAGTCTTTATTAGATAAAACAGATAACCCAATGTCTCAAACTCTTTCTCAATTATACCTTCTTCAAATAGCCTTGCTTGAAAGGGATCATGAGAAAGCAGAGGAATATGCAAGTAATCGAGGAGTTAAATCCTTCTTATCTCTAAAAATGGCAGACATGCAGAGCATTCAAGCCTGGTATCAATTTAAGGTAAGGAACGACATGGCTCAAACTCGCAAGGCTATGAAGATTGCTAGACAGAAAATGAATACTAGTCGCATGTTGCGAGATGAGAAACGCTACTATGAAAACTGGTTAGAGGAGTTGGAGAAGGAAATCCATGAAGAAAACTCTGTTGTAAGCTGA
- a CDS encoding NUDIX hydrolase: protein MELLNKRMNFTGCKIALFCGDKLLTILRDDKSNIPYPNTWELPGGGREDDESPFECAAREVFEELGIHLTEDCLLWSKVYPSMLFEGKESVFLVGKLDQEQFDKIVFGDEGQGYKLMSIEEFLGSDKVVPQLQDRVRDYLEEVK from the coding sequence ATGGAATTATTGAATAAAAGAATGAATTTCACAGGTTGCAAAATTGCCCTCTTTTGTGGTGATAAGCTCTTAACTATCTTACGTGATGACAAATCAAACATTCCATACCCTAATACCTGGGAGTTACCAGGTGGTGGCCGTGAGGATGATGAAAGTCCTTTTGAGTGCGCAGCGCGCGAAGTTTTTGAAGAACTGGGGATACATTTGACTGAAGATTGTCTGCTTTGGAGTAAGGTGTACCCAAGTATGCTTTTTGAGGGGAAGGAATCCGTCTTTCTAGTTGGAAAATTGGATCAGGAACAGTTTGACAAGATTGTCTTTGGTGATGAAGGGCAAGGCTACAAGTTGATGAGCATTGAGGAATTTCTTGGCTCAGATAAGGTTGTACCCCAGTTGCAGGATAGAGTGAGGGATTATTTGGAGGAAGTAAAATGA
- the prmA gene encoding 50S ribosomal protein L11 methyltransferase, translated as METWQELKVTVKREGEELVSNLLIELGAQGVAIEDSMDYVGNVDRFGEIFPEVEQQEEIVVTAYYPDTVDVAVVEADLQARLAELTDFMDLGEVKMGTTDLAEEDWADNWKKYYEPARITHDLTIVPSWTDYEATAGEKIIKLDPGMAFGTGTHPTTKMSLFALEQVLRGGETVLDVGTGSGVLSIASSLLGAKEIFAYDLDDVAVRVAQENIELNPGMENIHVAAGDLLKGVEIEADVIVANILADILIHLTEDAYRLVKDEGYLIMSGIIKDKWDMVRESAESAGFFLETHMIQGEWNACVFKKTKDISGVIGG; from the coding sequence ATGGAAACATGGCAAGAGTTAAAAGTTACAGTGAAGCGTGAGGGGGAGGAGCTGGTCTCTAATCTCTTGATTGAGCTAGGAGCGCAAGGTGTTGCGATTGAAGATAGTATGGACTATGTGGGGAATGTCGACCGTTTTGGTGAAATATTCCCTGAAGTCGAGCAGCAAGAAGAAATCGTGGTGACAGCCTACTACCCTGATACGGTTGATGTGGCAGTGGTTGAGGCGGATTTGCAGGCTCGTCTAGCAGAATTGACCGATTTTATGGATCTAGGAGAGGTCAAGATGGGCACGACTGATTTGGCTGAGGAAGACTGGGCTGACAACTGGAAGAAATACTATGAGCCAGCTCGCATCACTCATGACTTGACCATCGTGCCGTCTTGGACGGACTACGAGGCGACTGCGGGAGAAAAGATCATCAAGCTAGATCCAGGCATGGCCTTTGGTACGGGTACTCATCCAACGACCAAGATGAGCCTCTTTGCCTTGGAGCAGGTTCTTCGTGGTGGCGAAACGGTGCTAGATGTGGGGACTGGTTCAGGTGTCCTTTCTATTGCCAGCTCGCTACTTGGTGCTAAGGAAATTTTCGCCTATGACCTGGATGATGTGGCAGTTCGTGTGGCTCAGGAAAATATTGAACTTAATCCAGGCATGGAAAACATCCACGTTGCTGCTGGAGATTTGCTTAAGGGTGTGGAGATTGAGGCAGATGTCATCGTGGCTAATATCTTGGCGGATATTCTCATTCATCTGACAGAGGATGCTTATCGCTTGGTCAAGGATGAAGGCTACCTCATCATGAGTGGCATTATCAAGGACAAGTGGGACATGGTGCGAGAGTCAGCTGAGTCAGCTGGATTTTTCCTTGAAACCCATATGATTCAAGGGGAATGGAATGCCTGTGTCTTTAAGAAAACCAAGGATATTTCTGGTGTGATTGGAGGCTAG
- a CDS encoding 16S rRNA (uracil(1498)-N(3))-methyltransferase has product MQQYFIKGSAVSPVTIEDKETSKHMFQVMRLKEDDEVTLVFDDGIKRLARVLDVENRQFELVEELADNMELPVQVTIASGFPKGDKLEFITQKVTELGASQIWAFPADWSVAKWDGKKLGKKVEKLEKIALGAAEQSKRNIVPSIKLFEKKADFLAQFDQFDSIVVAYEESAKEGEAAALLQAVTGLEKGAKLLFIFGPEGGLSPAEIESFEAKGAVLAGLGPRILRAETAPLYALSALSVLVELEK; this is encoded by the coding sequence ATGCAACAGTATTTTATCAAGGGCAGTGCAGTCTCTCCTGTCACTATTGAGGACAAGGAAACCAGCAAGCATATGTTTCAGGTCATGCGCTTGAAAGAAGATGATGAGGTGACCTTGGTCTTTGATGATGGTATCAAGCGCTTGGCGCGCGTGCTGGATGTGGAAAATCGTCAGTTTGAATTGGTTGAAGAATTAGCTGACAATATGGAATTGCCCGTTCAAGTAACCATCGCATCAGGATTTCCCAAGGGAGACAAGCTGGAGTTCATCACTCAAAAAGTGACAGAGCTAGGTGCCAGCCAGATCTGGGCATTTCCTGCCGACTGGTCGGTCGCCAAATGGGACGGCAAGAAACTAGGCAAAAAGGTTGAAAAACTAGAAAAAATCGCCCTTGGAGCGGCAGAACAAAGCAAGCGTAATATCGTTCCAAGTATCAAACTTTTTGAGAAAAAAGCAGATTTTCTAGCTCAGTTTGACCAGTTTGACTCAATTGTGGTGGCTTATGAAGAATCAGCAAAAGAGGGAGAAGCTGCTGCGCTCTTACAAGCAGTCACTGGTCTTGAAAAAGGAGCCAAATTGCTCTTTATCTTTGGCCCAGAAGGCGGTCTTTCACCTGCCGAAATTGAAAGTTTTGAAGCCAAAGGAGCTGTTCTTGCAGGACTTGGTCCAAGGATTCTTCGAGCGGAAACAGCCCCGCTTTATGCCTTATCAGCCCTTAGTGTTTTAGTAGAATTAGAAAAATAA
- the pepF gene encoding oligoendopeptidase F, giving the protein MEQKHRSEFPEKELWDLTALYQDREDFLRAIEKTREDINQFSRDYKGNLHTFEDFEKAFAELEQIYIQMSHIGNYAFMPQTTDYSNEEFANIAQAGMEFETDASVALTFFDDALVAADEEVLDSLGELPHLTAAIRQAKIKKAHYLGADVEKALTNLGEVFYSPQDIYTKMRAGDFEMADFEAHGKTYKNSFVTYENFYQNHEDAEVREKSFRSFSEGLRKHQNTAAAAYLAQVKSEKLLADMKGYDSVFDYLLAEQEVDRAMFDRQIDLIMQEFAPVAQRYLKHVAKINGLEKMTFADWKLDLDSALNPEVTIDDAYDLVMKSVEPLGQEYCQEVARYQEERWVDFAANSGKDSGGYAADPYRVHPYVLMSWTGRLSDVYTLIHEIGHSGQFIFSDNHQSYFNAHMSPYYVEAPSTFNELLLSDYLEHQSDDPRQKRFALAHRLTDTYFHNFITHLLEAAFQRKVYTLIEEGETFGASKLNSIMKEVLTDFWGDAIEIDDDAALTWMRQAHYYMGLYSYTYSAGLVISTAGYLHLKNSENGARDWLNLLKSGGSKTPLESAMIIGADISTDKPLRDTIQFLSDTVDQIIAYSAELGE; this is encoded by the coding sequence ATGGAACAAAAACACCGATCAGAATTTCCCGAAAAGGAACTTTGGGACTTAACTGCCCTATACCAGGACCGTGAGGATTTCTTGCGTGCAATCGAGAAAACGCGCGAAGACATCAACCAATTTAGCCGTGACTACAAGGGCAATCTTCACACTTTTGAAGATTTCGAGAAGGCTTTTGCAGAATTGGAACAAATCTATATCCAGATGAGTCATATCGGCAATTATGCCTTTATGCCTCAGACGACAGACTATAGCAATGAAGAATTTGCCAACATTGCCCAAGCTGGGATGGAATTTGAAACAGATGCCAGCGTAGCCTTGACCTTCTTTGACGATGCTTTGGTTGCTGCAGATGAGGAGGTCTTGGACAGTTTGGGTGAATTGCCACATTTAACGGCAGCCATTCGTCAGGCCAAAATCAAAAAAGCCCACTATCTAGGGGCGGATGTGGAGAAGGCTTTGACAAATCTGGGTGAAGTTTTCTACAGTCCACAGGACATTTATACTAAGATGCGAGCTGGGGACTTTGAAATGGCTGACTTTGAAGCCCATGGCAAGACCTACAAAAACAGCTTTGTGACCTATGAAAATTTCTACCAAAACCACGAGGACGCTGAGGTTCGTGAAAAATCCTTCCGTTCTTTCTCAGAAGGACTTCGTAAGCACCAAAATACAGCTGCGGCAGCCTATTTAGCCCAAGTCAAGTCTGAAAAACTGTTGGCTGATATGAAAGGTTATGACTCAGTATTCGACTATCTTTTGGCTGAACAAGAAGTTGACCGTGCCATGTTTGACCGCCAGATTGACCTCATCATGCAAGAATTTGCGCCAGTTGCTCAGAGGTACCTCAAGCATGTTGCCAAGATCAATGGTCTTGAAAAGATGACCTTTGCAGACTGGAAATTGGACTTGGATAGTGCTCTTAATCCTGAAGTGACTATTGATGACGCCTATGATTTGGTCATGAAGTCAGTAGAACCTTTGGGACAAGAATATTGTCAGGAAGTTGCGCGCTATCAAGAAGAACGCTGGGTGGACTTCGCTGCTAATAGTGGCAAGGATTCTGGTGGGTATGCGGCGGATCCATATCGCGTGCACCCTTATGTCCTCATGAGCTGGACTGGTCGTTTGAGTGATGTCTATACCTTGATTCATGAAATTGGGCATTCTGGTCAATTTATCTTTTCAGACAATCACCAAAGCTACTTCAATGCCCACATGTCGCCCTACTACGTTGAAGCTCCATCAACCTTCAATGAATTGCTTTTAAGTGATTACTTGGAGCACCAGTCTGACGATCCGCGTCAAAAACGCTTTGCTCTTGCCCACCGCTTGACAGACACCTACTTCCATAATTTCATCACCCACCTCTTGGAAGCAGCCTTCCAGCGTAAGGTATATACATTGATTGAGGAAGGGGAGACCTTTGGAGCAAGCAAGCTCAACAGCATTATGAAGGAAGTTTTGACAGATTTCTGGGGAGATGCTATTGAAATTGACGACGATGCGGCCTTGACTTGGATGCGACAAGCTCACTATTACATGGGCTTGTATAGCTACACCTACTCTGCTGGTCTTGTCATCTCGACAGCAGGTTATCTCCATCTGAAAAACTCTGAGAATGGGGCTAGAGACTGGCTCAATCTCCTTAAATCAGGTGGTAGTAAGACACCGCTTGAGTCAGCCATGATTATCGGAGCGGATATCTCAACAGACAAACCACTCCGTGATACCATCCAATTTTTGTCAGACACAGTTGACCAGATTATTGCCTACAGTGCTGAGTTGGGGGAGTAA
- a CDS encoding DUF2785 domain-containing protein, with protein MYEELQRKVTEEKPSYSREEIQWLLDHLGDPSPEIRDELVFTSLARGIQEELFSLEQFQFISEEVSSDEGLYKEIDSRGVSAFKRSFSALIYANLLSADANQQSVFYQGLKGEIRNVLLNQGLYYLKKEKDTTGFSSQYGWVHAFAHGADLLTEVVCHPDFPKNRDYEVFDVLGQLFKRITIRFTNDEDWRLARVLYEPILQGKLGQEQVASWIKTIDFPIEEKEDFYKFSNFRSCLLEVYIQLDQKNSLQDALKEAIQSFQY; from the coding sequence ATGTATGAAGAATTACAAAGAAAAGTGACAGAAGAAAAACCAAGCTATAGTCGAGAAGAAATTCAGTGGTTGCTTGATCATTTAGGAGATCCCTCTCCAGAAATTCGAGACGAACTTGTTTTTACGAGTTTGGCTAGAGGGATTCAAGAAGAACTGTTTTCCCTTGAACAGTTTCAGTTTATCTCAGAAGAGGTCTCCTCTGATGAAGGTCTATACAAAGAGATTGATAGTAGAGGAGTTTCGGCTTTTAAACGTTCTTTTAGCGCACTTATTTATGCTAATCTTTTGTCTGCAGATGCCAACCAGCAATCAGTTTTTTATCAGGGATTAAAAGGAGAAATTCGCAATGTCCTTTTAAATCAAGGTTTGTATTATCTTAAAAAAGAAAAGGATACGACAGGTTTTTCAAGTCAGTATGGTTGGGTTCACGCTTTTGCGCATGGAGCGGATCTCTTGACTGAAGTCGTTTGTCATCCAGACTTTCCTAAAAATAGAGATTATGAAGTATTTGATGTACTGGGTCAACTATTTAAAAGAATTACCATTCGTTTTACAAATGATGAGGATTGGCGGTTAGCGAGAGTACTTTATGAACCCATTTTGCAAGGGAAATTAGGGCAAGAACAAGTAGCTTCTTGGATAAAAACTATTGACTTTCCGATAGAAGAGAAGGAAGATTTTTATAAATTTTCCAACTTCAGATCCTGTCTGTTGGAAGTCTATATCCAACTTGACCAGAAAAATAGTTTACAAGATGCCTTGAAAGAAGCCATTCAATCTTTTCAGTACTAA
- a CDS encoding MIP/aquaporin family protein, with product MKKFVAELIGTFMLVFIGTGAVVFGNGLNGLGHLGIAFAFGLAIVVAAYSIGTVSGAHLNPAVSIAMFVNKRLSSSELVNYILGQVVGAFFASAAVFFLLSNSGMSTASLGENALANGVTVFGGFLFEVIATFLFVLVIMTVTSASKGNGAIAGLIIGLSLMAMILVGLNITGLSVNPARSLAPAVLVGGAALQQVWIFILAPIVGGVLAALVAKNFLGTEE from the coding sequence ATGAAAAAATTTGTTGCTGAATTAATCGGTACATTTATGCTTGTGTTCATTGGAACAGGAGCTGTTGTTTTTGGAAATGGTCTTAATGGCCTTGGACACCTTGGAATTGCTTTTGCCTTTGGTTTGGCAATCGTAGTCGCAGCTTACTCAATCGGAACTGTTTCAGGTGCTCACTTGAACCCAGCCGTTTCGATCGCTATGTTTGTAAACAAACGTTTGTCATCTTCAGAACTTGTAAACTACATCCTTGGACAAGTAGTTGGAGCTTTCTTTGCATCAGCTGCAGTATTCTTCCTCTTGTCTAACTCAGGCATGTCAACTGCTAGCCTTGGTGAAAACGCCTTGGCAAACGGTGTCACAGTCTTTGGAGGTTTCTTGTTTGAAGTTATCGCAACTTTCTTGTTTGTCTTGGTTATCATGACGGTAACATCAGCAAGCAAGGGCAATGGCGCAATCGCTGGTTTGATAATCGGCTTGTCCTTGATGGCGATGATCCTTGTTGGATTGAACATTACTGGACTTTCAGTTAACCCAGCTCGTAGCTTGGCACCAGCTGTCTTGGTCGGTGGCGCAGCCCTTCAACAAGTATGGATTTTCATCCTTGCCCCAATCGTTGGTGGTGTTCTTGCAGCTCTTGTTGCGAAAAACTTCCTTGGAACAGAAGAATAA